The following are encoded together in the Tribolium castaneum strain GA2 chromosome 3, icTriCast1.1, whole genome shotgun sequence genome:
- the LOC103313537 gene encoding protein MFAP1 homolog isoform X1, protein MERIYVSSIGAFILYTLSTVALAKPFEDEKSFSDDNKLHCVDSNDVGLNNERSNPNSFAEFYKPRSRFEGVEKFANRPFDFDTKRSAEESPVNSLEKRQVGVVYKDEMPIGILQPYQRSYRFIPIKEQSPANLDASQAQDVPYSVPSFADIDKREVKELDETYPSILTNFKIVNKLEKKRNYDDKNVRDLKATIRRLRSANPHNNEKIEEELKNILDDMGLIEDEESHGVKREASDDSLVEEELVAENERNKRDDNCNNNPNSKTTYDHNPASDNNQRNELKTENHPNVYKRESSDESERRKRQKSELVENLKDSGELMVSGNKSPLASSEITNDKRSSEEEEDYESRIERNIQNKINSLKEEVKREIEALRKKQDDEDDDEEDYQRKKRQVYDTLMNEETDQVNPAMNPDNELKPLVRKRRQVDGGKRLERSSDARPQEEAEREKSEEGGELLGDFNEGAVAKREVYSPDQEYDDGLYDRNKRDYDSFFSDYYYNNRAKRQNRFVPMRGNRWRRFRRRINEDQGMGNRPQQLSDMSDLDLFGALPKSYDGELSRYKRVKRK, encoded by the exons ATGGAAAGAATTTATGTCAGCAGCATTGGGGCATTCATTCTATATACACTCAGTACTGTAGCGCTTGCAAAACCCTTCGAGGACGAGAAAAGTTTCAGTGATGACAACAA ATTACACTGTGTGGACTCAAACGACGTCGGCCTGAACAATGAGCGGAGCAACCCCAACTCATTTGCCGAGTTCTACAAACCTCGCTCAAGATTCGAAGGGGTTGAGAAGTTCGCAAACCGGCCGTTTGACTTTGACACGAAACGATCCGCAGAGGAATCGCCCGTCAACTCGCTGGAGAAGCGGCAAGTTGGGGTGGTGTACAAAGATGAGATGCCAATTGGTATATTACAA CCTTATCAACGCTCTTACCGCTTTATACCAATCAAGGAACAAAGTCCAGCTAATCTCGATGCTAGTCAGGCTCAGGATGTTCCTTACAGTGTACCCAGTTTTGCAGATATTGACAAAAGGGAAGTCAAAGAGCTGGATGAAACCTACCCTTCCATCctgacaaattttaaaattgtgaacAAACTCGAGAAAAAAC GAAATTACGATGACAAAAACGTTAGGGATTTGAAAGCAACAATTCGCCGCTTGCGTTCCGCAAACCCCCACAACAACGAGAAAATTGAAGAAGAATTGAAGAATATCCTGGACGATATGGGGCTCATTGAAGATGAAGAAAGCCACGGTGTGAAGCGTGAAGCCAGCGATGATTCGTTGGTCGAGGAAGAATTGGTTGCAGAAAACGAACGGAACAAAAGGGAtgataattgtaataataaccCCAACAGTAAGACAACCTACGACCACAACCCTGCCAGTGATAATAATCAAAGGAACGAACTCAAAACTGAAAACCATCCAAATGTGTACAAGAGAGAGTCAAGTGACGAGTCCGAGCGCCGAAAACGGCAAAAAAGCGAACTTGTCGAAAATCTGAAAGACTCAGGCGAGTTGATGGTCAGTGGGAACAAGTCACCCTTGGCAAGTTCCGAAATCACGAATGATAAGCGATCCTCCGAAGAGGAGGAAGATTACGAGTCGAGGATCGAGCGCAACATCCAGAACAAAATCAACTCGCTGAAGGAAGAAGTGAAGCGGGAAATCGAAGCTTTGCGGAAGAAGCAAGACGATGAAGACGACGACGAGGAGGATTACCAAAGGAAGAAGCGCCAAGTGTACGACACTTTGATGAACGAAGAAACCGACCAAGTGAACCCGGCCATGAATCCAGACAATGAGCTTAAACCGCTTGTCAGGAAACGGAGACAAGTCGATGGGGGGAAAAGACTGGAGCGGTCTTCCGACGCTCGCCCGCAGGAGGAGGCCGAGCGGGAGAAAAGTGAAGAAGGGGGTGAATTGCTGGGGGATTTTAACGAAGGAGCGGTCGCAAAACGGGAGGTTTACAGTCCGGATCAGGAATATGATGACGGGTTGTATGACAGGAATAAGCGGGATTatgacagttttttttctgattattattacaataatcGGGCGAAGAGGCAAAATCGCTTTGTACCGATGAGGGGAAATCGGTGGAGGAGGTTTAGGAGGAGGATTAATGAAGATCAAGGTATGGGTAATAGGCCACAACAGCTCAGTGATATGTCTGATTTAGATCTTTTTGGAGCGTTGCCGAAAAGTTACGATGGGGAGTTGTCAAGGTATAAGCGTGTCAAACGGAAAtga
- the LOC103313537 gene encoding protein MFAP1 homolog isoform X2 — MERIYVSSIGAFILYTLSTVALAKPFEDEKSFSDDNKLHCVDSNDVGLNNERSNPNSFAEFYKPRSRFEGVEKFANRPFDFDTKRSAEESPVNSLEKRQVGVVYKDEMPIGILQPYQRSYRFIPIKEQSPANLDASQAQDVPYSVPSFADIDKREVKELDETYPSILTNFKIVNKLEKKRNYDDKNVRDLKATIRRLRSANPHNNEKIEEELKNILDDMGLIEDEESHGVKREASDDSLVEEELVAENERNKRDDNCNNNPNSKTTYDHNPASDNNQRNELKTENHPNVYKRESSDESERRKRQKSELVENLKDSGELMVSGNKSPLASSEITNDKRSSEEEEDYESRIERNIQNKINSLKEEVKREIEALRKKQDDEDDDEEDYQRKKRQVYDTLMNEETDQVNPAMNPDNELKPLVRKRRQVDGGKRLERSSDARPQEEAEREKSEEGGELLGDFNEGAVAKREVYSPDQEYDDGLYDRNKRDYDSFFSDYYYNNRAKRQNRFVPMRGNRWRRFRRRINEDQDLFGALPKSYDGELSRYKRVKRK, encoded by the exons ATGGAAAGAATTTATGTCAGCAGCATTGGGGCATTCATTCTATATACACTCAGTACTGTAGCGCTTGCAAAACCCTTCGAGGACGAGAAAAGTTTCAGTGATGACAACAA ATTACACTGTGTGGACTCAAACGACGTCGGCCTGAACAATGAGCGGAGCAACCCCAACTCATTTGCCGAGTTCTACAAACCTCGCTCAAGATTCGAAGGGGTTGAGAAGTTCGCAAACCGGCCGTTTGACTTTGACACGAAACGATCCGCAGAGGAATCGCCCGTCAACTCGCTGGAGAAGCGGCAAGTTGGGGTGGTGTACAAAGATGAGATGCCAATTGGTATATTACAA CCTTATCAACGCTCTTACCGCTTTATACCAATCAAGGAACAAAGTCCAGCTAATCTCGATGCTAGTCAGGCTCAGGATGTTCCTTACAGTGTACCCAGTTTTGCAGATATTGACAAAAGGGAAGTCAAAGAGCTGGATGAAACCTACCCTTCCATCctgacaaattttaaaattgtgaacAAACTCGAGAAAAAAC GAAATTACGATGACAAAAACGTTAGGGATTTGAAAGCAACAATTCGCCGCTTGCGTTCCGCAAACCCCCACAACAACGAGAAAATTGAAGAAGAATTGAAGAATATCCTGGACGATATGGGGCTCATTGAAGATGAAGAAAGCCACGGTGTGAAGCGTGAAGCCAGCGATGATTCGTTGGTCGAGGAAGAATTGGTTGCAGAAAACGAACGGAACAAAAGGGAtgataattgtaataataaccCCAACAGTAAGACAACCTACGACCACAACCCTGCCAGTGATAATAATCAAAGGAACGAACTCAAAACTGAAAACCATCCAAATGTGTACAAGAGAGAGTCAAGTGACGAGTCCGAGCGCCGAAAACGGCAAAAAAGCGAACTTGTCGAAAATCTGAAAGACTCAGGCGAGTTGATGGTCAGTGGGAACAAGTCACCCTTGGCAAGTTCCGAAATCACGAATGATAAGCGATCCTCCGAAGAGGAGGAAGATTACGAGTCGAGGATCGAGCGCAACATCCAGAACAAAATCAACTCGCTGAAGGAAGAAGTGAAGCGGGAAATCGAAGCTTTGCGGAAGAAGCAAGACGATGAAGACGACGACGAGGAGGATTACCAAAGGAAGAAGCGCCAAGTGTACGACACTTTGATGAACGAAGAAACCGACCAAGTGAACCCGGCCATGAATCCAGACAATGAGCTTAAACCGCTTGTCAGGAAACGGAGACAAGTCGATGGGGGGAAAAGACTGGAGCGGTCTTCCGACGCTCGCCCGCAGGAGGAGGCCGAGCGGGAGAAAAGTGAAGAAGGGGGTGAATTGCTGGGGGATTTTAACGAAGGAGCGGTCGCAAAACGGGAGGTTTACAGTCCGGATCAGGAATATGATGACGGGTTGTATGACAGGAATAAGCGGGATTatgacagttttttttctgattattattacaataatcGGGCGAAGAGGCAAAATCGCTTTGTACCGATGAGGGGAAATCGGTGGAGGAGGTTTAGGAGGAGGATTAATGAAGATCAAG ATCTTTTTGGAGCGTTGCCGAAAAGTTACGATGGGGAGTTGTCAAGGTATAAGCGTGTCAAACGGAAAtga